One stretch of Carassius carassius chromosome 18, fCarCar2.1, whole genome shotgun sequence DNA includes these proteins:
- the LOC132091995 gene encoding paraneoplastic antigen Ma1 homolog translates to MADRAQLISELKRWCRGEGLDEAHGLMVIVPPDVEIAHIEEVVQTIKCLGRVRVRGRMFDTTLSSLMVLCETKENLTTVSIPPEVMYPESGETWPLVTIASNPAPEEFGTKLKVLLETEGKTMDDLKALLSSPQPPTNSTESILKAVGDLLEKTSKPPAEGGYRRLRIFSGLLPVPPGEEQFDHWLEQAWLMVEESECMEREKRRRLMECLRGPALEVVKAVRDSHPDSSPAEYLEALESAFGTAESGDDLYFAFRQMYQQPGEKLSDFLRCLERCLSKVVQRKGILPSNKDKARLSQLLKGAVASKLDANSVKIKGEEG, encoded by the coding sequence ATGGCAGACAGAGCACAGCTCATTTCTGAGCTGAAGAGGTGGTGCAGAGGAGAAGGGCTGGATGAGGCTCATGGACTGATGGTGATAGTCCCACCTGATGTTGAAATAGCCCATATTGAAGAAGTTGTTCAAACCATTAAGTGCTTGGGACGTGTGCGTGTCAGAGGCAGGATGTTTGATACTACTTTGAGCAGCCTGATGGTTCTCTGTGAAACTAAGGAGAACCTCACCACTGTAAGCATTCCCCCTGAAGTGATGTATCCTGAGAGTGGAGAAACTTGGCCCCTGGTCACCATAGCTAGCAACCCAGCCCCTGAAGAGTTTGGTACCAAACTGAAAGTGCTGTTAGAGACTGAGGGAAAGACTATGGATGATCTTAAGGCCCTGCTCTCTAGCCCTCAACCACCCACTAACTCTACTGAATCCATCTTAAAGGCGGTGGGAGATCTGTTGGAGAAAACCAGTAAACCTCCTGCTGAAGGTGGGTACCGTCGTCTACGCATTTTCTCAGGACTTCTGCCAGTTCCACCTGGGGAGGAGCAGTTTGATCACTGGCTTGAGCAGGCATGGCTCATGGTGGAGGAGAGCGAATgcatggagagagaaaaaaggcgCAGGCTGATGGAATGTTTAAGAGGACCAGCACTAGAAGTAGTTAAGGCTGTAAGAGACTCTCATCCTGATTCAAGTCCAGCTGAATATCTGGAGGCCTTGGAGAGTGCCTTTGGAACTGCTGAGTCTGGAGATGATCTGTATTTTGCTTTTCGACAGATGTACCAGCAACCAGGGGAGAAGTTGTCTGATTTCCTTAGATGCCTGGAGCGGTGTCTGTCTAAAGTTGTTCAGAGAAAAGGCATTTTGCCCAGCAACAAGGACAAAGCCCGTTTGTCTCAACTACTGAAAGGCGCTGTCGCCTCTAAACTTGATGCTAATTCAGTTAAGATTAAGGGAGAGGAAGGATAA